In the genome of Sander vitreus isolate 19-12246 chromosome 13, sanVit1, whole genome shotgun sequence, one region contains:
- the LOC144528189 gene encoding claudin-like protein ZF-A89, which produces MASAGLHILGLFLGTIGFLGDIIICALPMWKVSAFIGNNIVTAQTFWEGLWMNCVMQSTGQMQCKVYDSMLALPSDLQAARALVVISILVVLMGILLAVAGGKCTNCIEDEEAKSKVAIVAGVFFIVGGILCLIPVSWSANTVISDFYNPILSDPQRRELGASMFIGWGSAGLLLIGGALLCCQCLQRKDGGYSVKYSAPRTAASGGAYV; this is translated from the coding sequence ATGGCATCTGCAGGTCTCCATATTTTGGGCCTCTTTCTGGGAACAATCGGCTTCCTGGGAGATATCATCATCTGCGCCCTGCCCATGTGGAAGGTGTCTGCTTTCATCGGGAACAACATAGTAACAGCGCAGACCTTTTGGGAGGGCCTGTGGATGAACTGTGTGATGCAGAGCACTGGACAGATGCAGTGCAAGGTCTACGACTCCATGCTGGCCCTCCCCTCTGATTTGCAGGCGGCCCGGGCCCTGGTTGTGATCTCCATCCTGGTCGTCTTGATGGGAATCCTGCTTGCCGTCGCAGGGGGAAAATGCACCAACTGCATTGAAGATGAGGAGGCCAAGAGCAAGGTAGCCATTGTTGCCGGGGTGTTCTTCATCGTCGGTGGTATTCTGTGCCTGATCCCCGTGTCTTGGTCTGCTAACACGGTCATCAGTGACTTCTACAACCCCATTTTGAGCGATCCACAGAGGAGGGAACTCGGAGCGTCCATGTTCATCGGTTGGGGATCAGCAGGACTCCTGTTGATTGGAGGAGCTCTTCTCTGTTGCCAGTGTCTGCAGCGTAAGGATGGCGGGTACTCTGTCAAATATTCTGCCCCACGCACAGCAGCCAGTGGAGGAGCCTATGTTTAA
- the LOC144528188 gene encoding claudin-like protein ZF-A89 has protein sequence MASAGLHILGIFLGTIGFLGDIIICALPMWKVSAFIGNNIVTAQTFWEGLWMNCVMQSTGQMQCKVYDSMLALPSDLQAARALVVISILVVLMGILLAVAGGKCTNCIEDEEAKSKVAIVAGVFFIVGGILCLIPVSWSANTVISDFYNPILSDPQRRELGASMFIGWGSAGLLLIGGALLCCQCPQRKDGGYSVKYSAPRTAASGGAYV, from the coding sequence ATGGCATCTGCAGGTCTCCATATTTTGGGCATCTTTCTGGGAACAATTGGCTTCCTGGGAGATATCATCATCTGTGCCCTGCCCATGTGGAAGGTGTCTGCTTTCATCGGGAACAACATAGTAACAGCGCAGACCTTTTGGGAGGGCCTGTGGATGAACTGTGTGATGCAGAGCACTGGACAGATGCAGTGCAAGGTCTACGACTCCATGCTGGCCCTCCCCTCTGATTTGCAGGCGGCCCGGGCCCTGGTTGTGATCTCCATCCTGGTCGTCTTGATGGGAATCCTGCTTGCCGTCGCAGGGGGAAAATGCACCAACTGCATTGAAGATGAGGAGGCCAAGAGCAAGGTAGCCATTGTTGCCGGGGTGTTCTTCATCGTCGGTGGTATTCTGTGCCTGATCCCCGTGTCTTGGTCTGCTAACACGGTCATCAGTGACTTCTACAACCCCATTTTGAGCGATCCACAGAGGAGGGAACTCGGAGCGTCCATGTTCATCGGTTGGGGATCAGCAGGACTCCTGTTGATTGGAGGAGCTCTTCTCTGTTGCCAGTGTCCGCAGCGTAAGGATGGCGGGTACTCTGTCAAATATTCTGCCCCACGCACAGCAGCCAGTGGAGGAGCCtatgtttaa
- the LOC144528190 gene encoding claudin-4-like produces MQTQLVAVCLAIVGFLGTIVICGLPMWKVTAFVGANIITSQVFWEGLWMNCVIQSTGQSQCKAYDSILALPQDLQVSRALICVSIAVSVVAIGLTVVGARCTNFFRGDWLTKANIGLAGGLVFILAGLLCVIPVSWSAYSIITGFYNPLPTSERRGELGASIYVGWASGALLIISGGLLCSTYRC; encoded by the coding sequence ATGCAGACGCAGCTCGTTGCTGTGTGTTTGGCAATCGTTGGCTTTCTTGGCACCATCGTTATCTGTGGACTGCCCATGTGGAaggtgacagcctttgttggaGCGAACATCATCACCTCTCAGGTCTTCTGGGAAGGTTTATGGATGAATTGTGTGATCCAGAGCACTGGTCAATCGCAGTGTAAGGCCTACGACTCCATTTTGGCTTTACCACAGGATCTACAGGTTTCCAGGGCTCTGATCTGTGTCTCCATCGCTGTCAGCGTGGTGGCCATTGGACTCACTGTGGTCGGGGCCCGCTGCACCAACTTCTTTCGTGGCGACTGGCTCACCAAAGCTAATATTGGCCTGGCTGGAGGTCTGGTGTTTATATTAGCAGGGCTTCTTTGTGTAATTCCTGTCAGCTGGTCAGCTTACAGCATCATCACTGGTTTCTACAACCCCCTGCCCACctcagagaggaggggagagctCGGGGCTTCCATATATGTGGGCTGGGCGTCTGGAGCTCTGCTCATCATCAGTGGAGGGCTGTTGTGTAGCACCTACAGATGCTGA
- the LOC144528186 gene encoding claudin-4-like: MASMGMQLLASALCLLGWAGVIFSCILPMWRVSAFVGTTIITSQTIWEGIWMSCVVESTGLIQCNPYQSVLALSGGQQAARALTVLAIATGGVGLILAFIGGKCTRFLDVEGGGVKGKMAVAAGAVLIFTGLLCFIPTVWAAGSVVSEFYSLSTDAQRREIGACLYIGLGASILLILGGGLFISSACPLEAHKADKSPSVRYMVVRSSNGSTQAGSQRSRLAPATSQPIRAVFSRSQSYDGALTKLPLYTRPSWGDGHEQGLRMESERSWAPSTKSQMKTPESTKSEYSEAPSQLKRAEMEENLSVEGENEDGSSNPATSTYI, translated from the coding sequence ATGGCCTCGATGGGGATGCAGCTGCTGGCCAGCGCCCTGTGCCTCCTGGGTTGGGCAGGGGTCATCTTTAGCTGCATACTGCCCATGTGGCGGGTCTCAGCTTTTGTGGGAACCACCATCATCACCTCCCAGACCATCTGGGAGGGCATCTGGATGAGCTGCGTGGTCGAGAGCACAGGGTTGATCCAGTGTAACCCTTACCAGTCTGTCCTTGCTCTCAGCGGAGGCCAACAGGCTGCCAGGGCTCTCACCGTCCTTGCCATTGCTACAGGCGGCGTAGGTCTCATTCTGGCCTTCATTGGAGGGAAGTGCACTCGCTTTTTGGATGTTGAAGGAGGCGGAGTTAAGGGCAAGATGGCTGTAGCAGCAGGGGCAGTTTTGATTTTCACAGGGCTGCTGTGTTTTATTCCCACAGTGTGGGCGGCCGGGTCCGTGGTGAGCGAGTTCTACAGCCTCTCCACAGATGCTCAGCGGAGGGAGATTGGAGCCTGCCTCTACATCGGCTTGGGAGCGTCCATCCTGCTTATTCTGGGAGGTGGCTTGTTCATCAGCTCAGCATGCCCCCTCGAAGCCCACAAAGCAGACAAGAGCCCTTCTGTCCGCTATATGGTGGTCCGCTCCTCCAACGGGTCCACCCAGGCAGGTTCTCAGCGCAGCAGACTAGCACCAGCAACGTCTCAGCCTATCAGAGCTGTGTTTTCCAGGTCTCAAAGTTATGATGGAGCTTTAACAAAGCTTCCGCTGTACACAAGGCCTTCCTGGGGGGACGGGCATGAGCAAGGCTTGAGGATGGAGTCAGAAAGATCATGGGCACCATCAACAAAGTCTCAGATGAAAACACCAGAGTCAACAAAGTCTGAATACAGTGAGGCGCCATCTCAGCTGAAAAGAGCAGAAATGGAAGAGAATTTATCAGTCGAAGGTGAAAATGAGGATGGGTCCTCAAATCCAGCGACGAGTACatacatataa
- the mettl27 gene encoding methyltransferase-like protein 27, whose amino-acid sequence MAAVTNTFESVKATILSAHESTTSVEKVNFYNSWAENYDQDVAVLDYRAPSLAANSISSHFSSDREAAVVLDVACGTGLVAKQMKRHGFGHFMGIDGSKAMLKLARESGLYQDLKQFLLGEGPLPVQWGLFDVVVIVGALSVGQVPVGVVRELCESTKPGGYICMTTRSNCDNVEYKAALERELKQMEDEGLWTCVEVAEVEDWERAVSQQEDGYIAGAVYLYKKLKL is encoded by the exons ATGGCAGCTGTCACTAACACATTTGAAAGTGTAAAAGCGACCATCTTATCAGCTCATGAAAGCACCACATCAGTAGAAAAGGTCAACTTCTACAACTCCTGGGCAGAGAACTATGACCAG GATGTGGCTGTTCTGGACTACCGTGCACCAAGTCTGGCAGCAAACAGCATCTCCTCCCATTTCAGCAGTGATCGTGAAGCAGCTGTAGTGTTGGATGTGGCCTGTGGTACAGGACTGGTGGCCAAACAG ATGAAGAGACATGGATTTGGACATTTTATGGGTATTGATGGAAGCAAGGCTATGTTGAAGTTGGCCAGAGAGAGCGGGTTGTACCAGGACCTGAAGCAGTTCTTGCTGGGAGAGGGGCCGCTGCCTGTCCAGTGGG GTTTGTTTGATGTGGTTGTGATCGTTGGAGCACTGAGTGTTGGTCAGGTCCCAGTTGGTGTTGTCAGAGAGTTGTGCGAGTCCACCAAACCAG GTGGCTACATTTGCATGACAACCAGAAGTAACTGTGACAATGTGGAATACAAAGCTGCCCTGGAGCGTGAGCTCAAGCAGATGGAGGACGAAGGGCTCTGGACTTGTGTAGAGGTGGCTGAGGTGGAAGACTGGGAGAGAGCGGTGTCACAGCAGGAGGACGGATACATAGCTGGTGCCGTGTACCTCTATAAGAAACTAAAACTATAG
- the nf2b gene encoding NF2, moesin-ezrin-radixin like (MERLIN) tumor suppressor b, which produces MSILGLKKKQPKTFKVKVITMDAEMEFSCEVKWKGKDLFDLVSRTVGLRETWFFGLRYTVKDTYAWLKPEKRVLDQEVPKDSPITFHFLAKFFPEKVEEELVQEITQHLFFLQVKKQILDEEIFCSPEASVLLASYAVQAKYGDYDPNFHKPGFLAQDELLPKRVLMQYQMTADMWEEKITAWYAEHRGIARDEAEMEYLKIAQDLEMYGVSYFAITQNKRDTDLLLGVDAQGLHIYSPNSKLNPNKSFPWSGIRNISYSEKEFTIKPLDKKKDVFKFYSSQLRVNKLILQLCIGNHDLFMRRRKVDSIEVQQMKAQAKEEKARKKMERQILAREKQMREEAERAKEEMERRLFQLQDEARLANEALLRSEETADLLAEKAQIAEEEAKLLAHKAAEAEQDRQRFEVTAMKTKEEKRLMEQKMREAEQLAVKLVEQSERRLKEADHLKQDLTEAKDAERRAKQKLLEITKTTYPVR; this is translated from the exons ATGTCTATCCTAGGATTGAAGAAGAAACAGCCAAAGACGTTTAAAGTCAAAGTTATCACTATGGATGCGGAAATGGAGTTCAGCTGTGAG GTTAAGTGGAAAGGTAAAGACCTGTTTGACCTGGTGTCTCGCACCGTTGGTTTGAGGGAGACCTGGTTCTTCGGACTCAGGTACACAGTAAAGGACACCTACGCCTGGCTGAAACCAGAGAAACGG GTCTTGGACCAGGAGGTTCCCAAGGACTCTCCcataacatttcatttcctggCTAAATTCTTCCCAGAAAAAGTAGAAGAAGAGCTGGTCCAAGAGATAACTCAGCACCTCTTCTTCTTACAG GTGAAAAAACAGATATTGGATGAAGAGATATTCTGTTCCCCTGAAGCGTCTGTTCTGTTGGCATCATATGCTGTCCAGGCCAAG TATGGGGACTATGACCCAAACTTTCATAAGCCGGGCTTCCTGGCACAAGATGAGCTTTTGCCAAAAAGA GTTTTGATGCAGTACCAAATGACAGCTGACATGTGGGAAGAGAAGATCACAGCTTGGTACGCAGAGCACAGAGGCATCGCCAG GGATGAGGCTGAGATGGAATACTTAAAAATTGCTCAGGACCTTGAGATGTACGGTGTCAGCTACTTTGCCATTACT CAAAATAAGAGGGACACAGACCTATTACTTGGAGTGGATGCTCAGGGTCTTCACATCTACAGCCCCAACAGCAAACTCAACCCTAACAAATCCTTTCCTTGGAGCGGCATCCGCAATATCTCATACAGCGAAAAGGAG TTTACAATCAAACCCCTGGATAAGAAGAAAGATGTTTTCAAGTTCTACTCATCTCAACTGCGTGTCAACAAGCTG ATCCTGCAGTTGTGCATTGGTAACCATGATCTTTtcatgaggaggaggaaggtggACTCCATTGAAGTGCAACAGATGAAGGCTCAAGCGAAAGAGGAGAAGGCCCGCAAGAAG ATGGAGCGTCAAATCCTGGCACGggaaaaacagatgagagaggaaGCGGAACGGGCAAAAGAAGAGATGGAACGAAGACTTTTCCAGCTGCAGGACGAGGCACGACTGGCAAACGAGGCACTG CTGCGATCTGAGGAGACAGCAGATCTGCTGGCAGAGAAGGCCCAGATTGCTGAGGAGGAGGCCAAGCTGTTGGCCCACAAGGCTGCAGAAGCTGAGCAGGACAGGCAGAGGTTCGAGGTCACCGCCATGAAGACCAAGGAGGAGAAAAGGCTGATGGAGCAGAAGATGAGGGAGGCAGAGCAGCTTGCTGTCAAACTGGTGGAGCAGTCTGAGAGGAG GTTGAAGGAGGCAGATCACCTGAAACAGGACCTGACTGAGGCAAAGGATGCTGAGCGGAGAGCCAAACAGAAGCTG